Proteins encoded together in one Acipenser ruthenus chromosome 22, fAciRut3.2 maternal haplotype, whole genome shotgun sequence window:
- the LOC117431116 gene encoding retinoic acid-induced protein 1, which produces MQSFRERSGFHGNQQCYQQEAHELSRLENYRHHQSQTRQGYEAHAVAAAKDCYSQQVYPGYSNSTGADKQYKGAKIPTQHLQNSSSLTGYSTYPSNAYSAQYVSEGHLQQKWEDSSHLPQYEQELIGRLESPTSGGQYLEQNLHPISRSQCSHSTQQNPPVYTTHHQQKVQQDTSTSAMTYSQGSLHFPQHSQSLSSSTPSYTVVDKCNQTSHCYKTYAMPSNSQYNRQLGSSTIKQGGYRAQTNYSYHSTPARVGYEQQAPLQGMPNTQDNLSKYQHYNPQQNYCLTDISVRSPEQYYQNCSPSSSHSPARSVGRSPSYSSTPSPLMVNPETFQYNQPPITTGASSSTSIRDQSLLMPSHTHSSNLNPQPTSYAGSLKDRFSEKLLSNPSLWSLNALTSQVENISNNVQHLLLSEALISNKKGVKRAPKKTEDYKGQLRALEDGSEAQLATPASEPFSTPQSVHTDMQEGEYSSSSEDQLDRIYYMSSQSRCPARATNNSHVILETVASCSVTSPDDMSTKSDDSLHSLQSGEPGEKFTTLLKKNLGNEKSPTSQSASSPLKQENSPAAIIKENFEESAWPDKTKTEKEEIKEPLVTDDEKGDICALDQGGWLEEEKYPAFFHKLSKALISKSYSNSMEQKIYQDMEIQYVTDEREDCGKPSSPAEFHCGTAAGSDVEAEMYNTEFTTDLNTAGKAVQFSWSDDLVQDQYLTMKEEVSNYSHFNSGVEVFEEKLSAAEKENQEIYIEQCSVQLSASSKPAVINEKHSSLSPEETFKHQVWTQESAESSSPEEDQDRGNQIPEPKEQFLQSTVQEAVFSSTERRSVICDVSPKHPVLATPNGTTLSQTSDNSDLDDSIMLAHDIPLLAAQSVIHSAPSWADTPPSSKKWDEEIELGTDCLDEVSESFESESLSPPAKLNELNRKHDEEKTNQPGRLMHTSVRIRRLSSLVGEGLPTAPQAINMSSSKSTSSADQTEATSNNLPSQTPKRFAENPPSRMCTRSFTALGAPKASVHIKRQSATSLPKTASSKDLLCHPTDMLSKIKCLKHKGLKSNEGCMKGKMIFSESCPNGEGQDVTQSILPLLKEQRPMLLRSRKQKQEKPLKEKVKEKRMPNFLPRKLKTPPKQKAVFLKGQAQASSKQNTDDSHRKVMYRIKNKTEKPAENLLSVRKRKSSGCSPIPVKRHRGVKKGKGEAFPAPLNNKEVVAKTPKKKSRRGAHFKISLNSYLTKESPLKVTSDAPCIQAQYPAKTKYLPPRKGRGLKYEAMVQKITSPGSKKNAPSTYTETTVANLMGALQSCEENEQIKQAQQLKPRDDADSQNVIVELEESFVKVPPSKRRKLSLGKICESRSQNASAFETEANLVVGPRLAKQRAIKNNHEMHMKQRRRRRKCIGSTVPEDNVVADQHSSTPLLALPPPETELSTPTPVTVETSKCKRVNQRLSHPKKKQVKYLGNKSRQNQKTIKETGPIRKNRKHLNAVKTRKNGCRLKNRHKKRRAPIVEDEPEIRLKNVSYKPQKDEYKQLQFCPYIRIDKSKELSSVCTIVNRPEEACQLLQTRKKNSPRIKNSVAVAKVIPNSSVMQQGPLMNKNLIDRCLTCCLCGKPANFRELGDLCGPYYPEDSIPRKTQSFKCKTELGENRVKMISSSVQSEATEPETEKSSSSDVPGRPKHFDKLPGEHSGVRSKFRDRYRKLHQFQGYNRKAVDAKSNPLKEQDCSGPVSQRLELEAESKEHWVHEACVVWSNGVFLVAGKLYGLQEAVLVASETNCLKCQESGATVGCCSKGCTQKFHYVCAKDMGCLLREENVSLKCPKHKGV; this is translated from the exons ATGCAGTCCTTCAGAGAAAGGagtggtttccatggcaaccagCAGTGCTACCAGCAGGAGGCACATGAATTATCACGCCTTGAGAATTACAGGCATCATCAGAGCCAGACGAGACAGGGCTATGAGGCGCAtgctgttgcagcagcgaaggacTGTTACAGCCAGCAAGTCTACCCTGGCTACAGCAACAGCACAGGAGCAGATAAGCAATACAAAGGAGCAAAAATCCCAACCCAGCATCTGCAAAACAGCTCGTCCTTGACTGGCTACAGCACCTACCCCAGCAATGCGTATTCAGCCCAGTACGTAAGCGAGGGACACCTGCAGCAAAAGTGGGAAGATTCATCACATTTACCCCAGTATGAGCAGGAGCTCATAGGAAGACTGGAGTCTCCTACCAGTGGAGGTCAGTACCTTGAGCAGAACTTACACCCTATATCCAGGAGCCAGTGCTCCCATTCTACCCAGCAGAACCCCCCAGTTTATACCACCCATCACCAGCAAAAAGTCCAACAAGACACCTCCACCTCCGCTATGACGTACTCACAAGGCTCCCTCCACTTTCCTCAGCACTCCCAATCGCTCTCCTCCTCAACTCCTTCCTACACCGTGGTGGACAAATGCAACCAAACTAGCCATTGCTACAAAACCTACGCCATGCCTTCCAATTCCCAATACAACAGGCAACTTGGGAGTAGCACTATCAAACAAGGTGGCTACAGAGCCCAGACTAATTATAGCTATCACTCGACTCCTGCAAGAGTTGGCTATGAACAGCAAGCTCCCCTGCAAGGAATGCCCAATACCCAGGACAACCTTTCAAAGTACCAACATTATAACCCCCAACAGAACTACTGCCTGACAGACATCTCTGTGAGGTCTCCCGAGCAGTACTACCAAAACTGCAGCCCGAGTTCAAGCCACTCCCCAGCTAGATCGGTTGGGAGATCTCCCTCCTACAGTTCCACACCTTCTCCCTTAATGGTCAATCCAGAGACCTTCCAGTACAACCAGCCACCCATCACTACAGGGGCTTCGTCATCCACTAGCATCAGAGACCAGAGTCTTTTGATgccctctcacacacactcttccAATCTCAACCCTCAACCCACCAGTTATGCAGGATCTCTCAAGGACAGGTTTTCAGAGAAGcttctctccaaccccagccttTGGAGCCTCAATGCACTGACTTCTCAAGTCGAGAACATTTCTAATAATGTCCAACACCTTCTGCTTTCCGAAGCTCTCATCTCCAACAAGAAAGGTGTCAAACGCGCCCCTAAAAAAACAGAGGACTATAAAGGTCAGCTGAGAGCTCTGGAGGATGGGTCTGAGGCACAGCTAGCCACACCAGCGTCCGAACCTTTCAGCACACCTCAGTCAGTCCACACAGATATGCAAGAGGGAGAATACTCAAGCAGTTCTGAAGATCAACTTGATAGGATCTATTACATGAGCAGTCAAAGCAGATGTCCAGCCCGGGCAACAAACAACTCACATGTTATCCTCGAAACTGTAGCTTCATGCTCTGTGACTTCACCTGACGACATGTCGACCAAATCCGACGACTCTCTGCACAGTCTCCAGAGTGGTGAACCAGGAGAGAAGTTTACAACCTTACTGAAGAAGAACCTAGGCAATGAGAAGTCTCCAACGAGCCAGTCTGCCTCCAGTCCTCTGAAACAAGAGAACTCCCCTGCTGCCATTATCAAGGAAAACTTCGAAGAGTCAGCTTGGCCTGATAagacaaaaacagaaaaggaagAAATAAAGGAGCCGCTAGTCACAGATGATGAGAAGGGTGACATCTGTGCGTTAGACCAAGGAGGCTGGCTAGAGGAAGAGAAATACCCAGCGTTCTTTCATAAATTAAGCAAAGCGTTAATAAGCAAAAGCTACTCCAACAGTATGGAGCAGAAAATATATCAGGATATGGAAATCCAGTATGTGACAGATGAGAGGGAAGACTGTGGGAAGCCCTCAAGCCCTGCCGAGTTTCACTGCGGGACAGCTGCAGGCTCTGATGTGGAGGCTGAAATGTATAATACAGAGTTTACTACAGATTTAAACACTGCAGGTAAAGCTGTGCAATTCAGTTGGAGCGATGACCTTGTACAAGATCAATATTTAACCATGAAAGAGGAAGTCTCCAATTATTCCCACTTTAATTCCGGAGTCGAAGTATTTGAAGAAAAGCTTTCAGCAGCTGAGAAGGAGAACCAGGAGATATACATTGAGCAGTGCTCTGTCCAGTTGTCAGCATCAAGTAAACCTGCTGTGATAAATGAGAAACATAGTTCACTATCCCCTGAAGAGACATTCAAGCACCAGGTATGGACGCAGGAGTCTGCAGAATCCAGTAGTCCAGAAGAAGACCAGGACAGGGGAAACCAGATCCCAGAACCTAAAGAACAGTTTCTACAGTCAACTGTCCAAGAGGCAGTCTTTTCTAGCACTGAAAGGAGATCAGTAATATGCGATGTCTCACCTAAGCATCCAGTTTTAGCGACCCCCAATGGAACGACACTGTCCCAGACAAGTGACAACAGTGATCTAGATGACAGCATAATGCTTGCCCATGACATACCTCTCTTAGCTGCTCAGTCAGTGATTCACTCTGCCCCATCATGGGCTGATACCCCTCCCTCTTCAAAAAAATGGGATGAAGAAATAGAACTTGGAACTGACTGTCTAGATGAAGTGTCGGAATCCTTCGAATCAGAGTCACTCAGTCCACCAGCAAAGCTCAATGaattaaacagaaaacatgatGAAGAGAAAACCAACCAACCGGGAAGATTAATGCACACAAGTGTTAGAATTAGGAGGCTTTCTAGTCTGGTAGGAGAGGGGCTGCCAACGGCTCCACAAGCGATCAATATGTCATCTAGTAAAAGTACATCTTCAGCAGACCAGACAGAAGCAACTAGCAACAATCTGCCTAGTCAGACACCCAAACGTTTTGCAGAGAACCCGCCATCAAGGATGTGTACTCGATCTTTCACAGCCCTGGGTGCCCCCAAGGCTTCTgtgcatataaaaagacaatCAGCCACTAGCCTCCCTAAGACAGCTTCCTCAAAAGACCTTCTTTGTCACCCTACGGACATGCTTTCCAAAATCAAATGCTTGAAACACAAAGGCCTAAAGTCTAATGAAGGTTGCATGAAGGGCAAGATGATTTTTAGTGAGAGCTGCCCAAATGGGGAAGGCCAGGATGTCACCCAAAGTATATTGCCACTACTAAAAGAGCAACGCCCAATGTTATTGAGGTcaagaaaacaaaagcaagagAAGCCACTGAAAGAAAAAGTCAAAGAAAAAAGAATGCCCAATTTCCTGCCTAGAAAGCTTAAAACACCACCTAAGCAGAAGGCTGTCTTTCTGAAAGGTCAGGCACAAGCAAGCTCTAAACAGAACACAGATGACTCCCATCGAAAAGTGATgtacagaataaaaaacaaaactgaaaaaccaGCCGAGAATCTGTTATCCGTCCGTAAGAGGAAGTCCAGCGGCTGCTCACCCATCCCTGTGAAACGACACAGAGGTGTGAAAAAGGGGAAAGGTGAGGCATTCCCGGCCCCATTAAATAACAAAGAGGtggtggcaaaaactcccaaaaaGAAATCTCGGAGGGGAGCCCATTTCAAAATCTCTTTAAACAGTTACCTTACCAAAGAATCGCCTCTCAAAGTCACAAGTGATGCCCCTTGCATTCAGGCTCAGTACCCTGCTAAGACTAAATATCTACCCCCAAGGAAAGGCAGGGGCCTTAAATATGAAGCCATGGTGCAGAAGATCACATCTCCAGGCTCCAAGAAGAATGCCCCTAGCACTTACACAGAAACTACAGTGGCTAATCTAATGGGTGCATTGCAGAGTTGTGAAGAGAATGAGCAAATAAAGCAAGCACAGCAGCTCAAACCAAGGGATGATGCAGACTCACAGAATGTGATTGTGGAACTAGAAGAAAGCTTTGTCAAAGTCCCTCCTTCGAAAAGAAGGAAACTGTCACTTGGCAAGATCTGTGAAAGTAGGAGCCAAAATGCCTCAGCCTTTGAAACAGAAGCTAATTTAGTTGTTGGACCAAGGCTAGCTAAACAAAGGGCAATCAAAAACAATCACGAAATGCACATGAAACAAcggaggagaaggagaaaatGTATTGGGTCAACGGTTCCCGAAGACAACGTTGTGGCAGACCAGCATTCTTCAACCCCTTTGCTTGCATTACCTCCCCCGGAAACAGAACTGTCAACACCCACACCAGTTACCGTAGAAACAAGCAAATGTAAGAGGGTCAATCAAAGGTTATCTCATCCGAAAAAGAAACAGGTGAAATATTTAGGTAACAAGAGCAGGCAAAATCAAAAGACTATTAAAGAAACAGGGCCAATCAGAAAGAATAGGAAGCATTTAAATGCAGTTAAGACCAGGAAGAATGGATGCAGGCTCAAGAACCGACATAAAAAACGACGTGCTCCAATAGTAGAAGATGAGCCTGAGATCCGATTAAAGAATGTATCATACAAACCTCAGAAAGACGAATACAAACAACTTCAATTCTGTCCTTATATTCGCATTGACAAGTCAAAAGAGTTGTCTTCTGTATGTACTATTGTTAACAGGCCCGAAGAGGCATGTCAACTTCTTCAGACAAGGAAAAAAAACTCACCAAGGATAAAGAACTCTGTAGCAGTTGCCAAGGTGATACCAAACTCTTCTGTCATGCAACAGGGGCCTTTGATGAACAAGAATCTGATTGACAGATGTCTAACTTGCTGCCTGTGTGGAAAGCCTGCAAATTTCAGAGAGCTGGGAGACCTCTGTGGACCATACTATCCAGAGGACAGCATACCAAGAAAAACACAATCTTTTAAGTGCAAAACAGAGTTGGGGGAGAACAGGGTCAAAATGATAAGTAGCTCTGTTCAAAGTGAGGCAACAGAGCCAGAAACTGAGAAGAGCAGCAGTAGTGATGTCCCTGGAAGGCCCAAGCATTTCGACAAGTTACCAGGGGAGCACAGCGGTGTCCGATCGAAGTTCAGGGACAGGTACCGGAAACTGCATCAGTTTCAGGGGTACAACAGGAAAGCTGTGGACGCAAAGTCAAACCCCCTGAAAGAACAGGACTGCAGTGGGCCAGTCTCACAGCGTTTGGAGCTGGAGGCAGAGTCTAAAGAGCACTGGGTACATGAGGCCTGTGTAGTATGGAGTAATGGCGTGTTCCTCGTCGCGGGCAAACTGTATGGACTTCAGGAAGCAGTGCTGGTGGCCAGTGAAACG aacTGTTTGAAATGCCAGGAATCTGGGGCTACAGTAGGCTGTTGTTCGAAGGGATGCACGCAGAAATTTCACTACGTCTGTGCCAAAGATATGG GTTGCTTGTTGAGGGAAGAAAATGTCTCATTGAAATGTCCTAAACATAAG GGCGTGTGA